The stretch of DNA TCTATGAAGCGTTGAAAGCCGCGCGCATGCGATCGATGGAAGAGCGCGGCATCTCGGCATTCCGGGGGATTCCGTACCGGGTCGGCCCGAAGCCTGCCGGGAAGGTCGTCGAGCTTCCGGCATATCCAGACACCGAGGAGGCCAAAATCGCTTTATTCACGAAGCAGTTCGATGGATTCGAAAAGCGGGATGCCCAATTCGACTTCATGGATGCGGTACGGGATGTCCTTGCACAGCATTCGGAAGTCGCTGCTGAAGTGCCGACGGGTATCGGCAAGACGATTGCCTATCTCCTGCCAGCGGCCATCCATTCCATAAAAAGCGGCAAACCGGTTGTCGTCAGTACATATACGAACCATCTCGTCGACAAAATCGTCGAGGAAGAGATGGAGAAAGTGCGCCGCCTGCTCGGGGCCGATCTGCCGGTCGCCGTCTTGAAAGGCAGGGAGCAATATATCTCGCTAAGGAAGTTCGAGGAGCTGCTGCGCATTACCGATGAATCATACGATGAAACATTCACAGCGATGCAGATCCTCGTCTGGCTGACCGAAACGGTGTCGGGCGACTTGGAAGAGCTGAACGTTTCAGGCGGCGGCCAGCTGTTTCTGAACCGGATTCGGAAGCGATCGGAGCGACTGGCGCCCGATGAGCGTTCCGCCGATTTCCATGCCAGGCAGACGGCTGCTTGCCGGGATGCCAACTTGATCATTACGAATCATGCGATGCTCCTCTCCGATCTGGACCGGGAGCAGACAGTATTCCAACCGCTTGCGGGGGTGATTGTCGATGAAGCCCATCAATTCATCCAAACCGCATCCCGTATGAATGAAACCGCATTTTCCTATACGAACTGGAAATATTGCATGGGGCAGCTCGGCTCGGACGCGGAAGGGCAATTGCTTCAGCAGATGGAGTCGCTGCTCAAAGAGTGCTTGGGAGAATCCTATCGGCAAAAGGAAAAACTGGAACTCGATGCCGCTTACCTTGACTTTGCAATGGCCTTCGAAGCCGCTGTCGATCATCTGGCAGCCCATAAGCCGACTGCGCCGGACAAACAAGCAGGCAACCGGATCGTCTTCCCGCTGCCCGATACGGAGGCGGAGCCTTGCTTCCGTGACGTCTCGACTAGCTTATCCGTCTATTTGCAACAGGCGGAGCGGTTCGCACGAAATGTGGCGGACAATCGGGATCAATTGACGAAAAAAGGGTCCGCCATCCTGTCAGAATGGGCGTATTGGGTGGAGGAGTTGAAAATCAAGGCGGGCGAGTGGATTGAAATTTTCCTGGATAGGAATCGGGAAGACTATGCCGTCTGGGTGGAAAAAGACCGCCGGAGCATTCCGGGCAGCTTGATGGTCATGAAAACCCGGTTAACCGGCACCGGCTTGATTCGCCGATTCGCCGAACGGATGAAGCAGCAACAGGCGGGCCTCCTGTGGACGTCCGGGACATTGGCGGTGGCGGGCGATGAGCGGTACGTCATGAGGCAGCTAGGGATCGCCGACAC from Bacillus sp. OxB-1 encodes:
- the dinG gene encoding ATP-dependent DNA helicase DinG encodes the protein MDNRTYAVVDLETTGHSSANGDRIIQIAIVFIQNGRISEPYVRFVNPGKEIPAFIRQLTSISDDDVKEAPMFEDIAQEVADRLEGTVFVAHNTDFDLAFLQNEFKRCGLGKWTGQKIDTVELAKIMFPSSASYRLQDITEELGIPLQSAHRADDDAAATAELFLACLAKLEDLPKGTLELLHRRSFLLKSDLSTVFYEALKAARMRSMEERGISAFRGIPYRVGPKPAGKVVELPAYPDTEEAKIALFTKQFDGFEKRDAQFDFMDAVRDVLAQHSEVAAEVPTGIGKTIAYLLPAAIHSIKSGKPVVVSTYTNHLVDKIVEEEMEKVRRLLGADLPVAVLKGREQYISLRKFEELLRITDESYDETFTAMQILVWLTETVSGDLEELNVSGGGQLFLNRIRKRSERLAPDERSADFHARQTAACRDANLIITNHAMLLSDLDREQTVFQPLAGVIVDEAHQFIQTASRMNETAFSYTNWKYCMGQLGSDAEGQLLQQMESLLKECLGESYRQKEKLELDAAYLDFAMAFEAAVDHLAAHKPTAPDKQAGNRIVFPLPDTEAEPCFRDVSTSLSVYLQQAERFARNVADNRDQLTKKGSAILSEWAYWVEELKIKAGEWIEIFLDRNREDYAVWVEKDRRSIPGSLMVMKTRLTGTGLIRRFAERMKQQQAGLLWTSGTLAVAGDERYVMRQLGIADTVPLLKFDAPPHFYEGAEIFIVEDMPDIQQVAQTDYIEAVANAVVETVLVTKGRLFVLFTSQDMLRKTYELIVESEQLEEFVLIAQGVSSGSRMRLLKSFRQYGKAVLFGTNSFWEGVDVPGEALSAVIVVRLPFSSPEDPLFKARAAKLTEQGIHPFNGYSLPEAVMRLRQGFGRLIRASSDKGFFILLDRRIETKSYGRRFLESLPDVPIRKVTLENMVDELEDCYND